One Thalassospira marina DNA window includes the following coding sequences:
- a CDS encoding murein hydrolase activator EnvC family protein, producing the protein MAPALASILVASAGVFFTADAQSLRKVDSRLDAVQSQLSEQKKQEEFLSRKSHELLTEEQALQSEEVSIARRVQQYETELTDIEDKLVELENREKDATTALEDKAGQYARILMALERLSTTPPEAMIALPRSPQDTLRSAILLKAALPGVEQHAKDLKRELGEITELRATIKSRRSELASVTDKLRDEREHLSSLLDDKRQLRQDTEDEAREAARAVQKMADEAKSLGELLASIKNRAEGLPEPRDKPDYELVKDRPDSEIDDVLPTQTASAAKPAAKTGSKKSEATEEVVVASSITEARGHLRMPVAGKVVTLFGERSVQSGLPGGTHAKGIEIETRPEAQVVSPFDGKVVFAGPFRGYGRLLIIEHGEGYHSLVAGFDRLDSVVGQYVLAGEPVGTMGENRPKLYLEMRHDGEAINPLPWLASQNGKVSG; encoded by the coding sequence ATGGCCCCGGCACTGGCTTCCATTCTGGTTGCCAGTGCCGGGGTGTTTTTTACGGCAGACGCCCAGTCGCTGCGCAAGGTTGATTCACGCCTGGATGCCGTCCAAAGCCAGCTTTCGGAACAGAAAAAGCAGGAAGAATTTCTGTCACGCAAATCCCATGAATTGCTGACAGAAGAACAGGCCCTGCAATCCGAGGAAGTTTCGATTGCGCGCCGCGTGCAGCAATATGAAACCGAGCTTACCGATATCGAAGACAAGCTGGTTGAACTGGAAAACCGCGAAAAGGATGCCACCACCGCCCTTGAAGACAAGGCTGGTCAGTATGCCCGCATCCTGATGGCGCTTGAACGCCTGTCAACCACCCCGCCCGAAGCCATGATCGCCCTGCCGCGCAGCCCGCAGGATACGTTGCGATCGGCGATATTGTTAAAGGCAGCCCTGCCCGGCGTAGAACAGCACGCCAAGGATTTGAAACGCGAACTGGGCGAAATTACCGAACTGCGCGCCACCATCAAATCACGGCGCAGCGAACTTGCCAGCGTGACCGACAAACTGCGCGACGAACGCGAACATCTTTCCAGCCTGCTGGATGATAAACGCCAGCTTCGCCAGGATACCGAGGACGAAGCCCGCGAAGCCGCCCGTGCCGTACAAAAAATGGCTGACGAGGCAAAAAGCCTGGGCGAATTGCTGGCCAGCATTAAAAACCGCGCCGAGGGCCTGCCCGAACCGCGCGACAAACCCGATTACGAGCTGGTCAAGGACCGGCCCGACAGCGAAATTGACGATGTTTTGCCAACGCAAACCGCATCGGCCGCCAAACCGGCAGCAAAAACCGGCAGCAAAAAAAGCGAAGCGACCGAAGAAGTGGTTGTTGCCAGCTCGATTACCGAGGCACGCGGCCATTTGCGCATGCCTGTTGCGGGCAAAGTCGTAACACTTTTTGGTGAACGCAGCGTGCAAAGCGGCCTTCCCGGCGGCACACACGCCAAGGGAATTGAGATCGAAACCCGCCCCGAGGCTCAGGTTGTATCGCCTTTTGATGGTAAAGTGGTGTTTGCCGGGCCCTTCCGGGGTTATGGCCGCCTCTTGATTATCGAACACGGCGAGGGATACCATAGTCTTGTTGCGGGTTTTGATCGCCTTGACAGTGTGGTAGGACAATATGTGTTGGCGGGTGAACCTGTTGGAACCATGGGCGAAAACAGGCCAAAACTGTATCTTGAAATGCGCCATGACGGCGAAGCGATCAATCCGCTTCCCTGGCTGGCATCACAAAACGGCAAGGTAAGCGGATGA
- the gpmI gene encoding 2,3-bisphosphoglycerate-independent phosphoglycerate mutase: MTVTVSNAAKRPRPVVLCILDGWGYREESENNAVALANTPVWDDLYANNPTGFMKACGLDVGLPEGQMGNSEVGHMNLGAGRVVMQELPKIDDAVKTGSIAQTDTVKKLIAKLQESGGVCHIAGLLSEGGVHSHQAHMAALAKIVADAGIAVKIHAYTDGRDTPPRSAADFLKKFRALLGDANVEIATVTGRYYAMDRDNRWERVSQAYFAMVQGSAYKDGKTAASAEDAIANAYGAETNDEFILPTVIGDYAGMKDGDGLLMTNFRADRAREILAALCAPAFDGFDRGTPVKFAVQAGMVEYSSSHAEYMDAIYPPKTLPNIFGEVVSNAGLKQLRIAETEKYPHVSFFFNGGEEQVFPGEDRILVPSPKVATYDLQPEMSAPEVCAKLVGAIEDETYDAIIVNFANPDMVGHSGILSAAIKAAEAVDECVGKVVAAIRKVGGTIFITADHGNCETMVDPDTGAPHTAHTLNLVPTILVNAPEGVTLRDGRLADVAPTLLQLLGLPQPAEMTGKSLIEGLKPDDALPSAS, encoded by the coding sequence ATGACAGTGACTGTATCGAACGCCGCAAAGCGTCCCCGTCCGGTGGTGCTATGCATTCTGGACGGTTGGGGCTATCGCGAGGAAAGCGAAAATAACGCCGTTGCACTGGCCAATACGCCGGTGTGGGACGACCTGTATGCCAACAACCCGACCGGCTTTATGAAGGCCTGCGGCCTGGATGTTGGCCTGCCGGAAGGGCAGATGGGCAATTCCGAAGTCGGCCACATGAATTTGGGTGCCGGGCGCGTTGTGATGCAGGAACTGCCCAAAATCGACGATGCGGTTAAAACCGGTTCGATTGCGCAGACCGATACTGTCAAAAAACTGATCGCCAAATTGCAGGAAAGCGGTGGCGTTTGCCATATTGCCGGCCTTCTGTCCGAAGGGGGTGTGCATTCACACCAGGCCCATATGGCAGCCCTTGCCAAAATCGTCGCGGATGCTGGCATTGCCGTTAAAATCCACGCCTACACCGACGGCCGCGACACCCCGCCGCGCAGTGCCGCCGATTTCCTGAAAAAATTCCGTGCCCTGCTGGGCGATGCGAATGTTGAAATCGCAACCGTCACCGGCCGTTATTACGCCATGGACCGCGATAATCGCTGGGAACGTGTCAGCCAGGCCTATTTCGCCATGGTACAGGGCAGCGCATACAAGGACGGCAAAACAGCCGCCAGCGCCGAAGATGCCATTGCCAATGCCTATGGTGCCGAAACCAACGACGAATTCATTCTGCCGACCGTGATTGGCGATTATGCCGGCATGAAGGATGGCGACGGCCTGCTGATGACCAATTTCCGGGCGGACCGTGCCCGTGAAATTCTGGCAGCCCTGTGCGCCCCGGCATTTGATGGCTTTGACCGTGGGACGCCGGTGAAATTTGCCGTTCAGGCCGGGATGGTTGAATATTCATCCAGCCATGCCGAATATATGGATGCGATTTATCCGCCCAAAACCCTGCCGAATATTTTTGGCGAAGTCGTTTCCAATGCCGGTCTGAAACAGTTGCGCATCGCTGAAACCGAAAAATACCCGCATGTGTCGTTCTTCTTTAACGGCGGCGAAGAACAGGTATTTCCGGGTGAAGACCGTATTTTGGTACCCTCGCCCAAAGTTGCGACCTATGACCTGCAGCCGGAAATGTCGGCACCCGAAGTTTGTGCCAAGCTGGTCGGCGCGATTGAAGATGAAACCTATGATGCGATCATCGTCAATTTTGCCAACCCCGACATGGTCGGCCACAGCGGCATCCTTTCGGCAGCCATCAAAGCCGCCGAAGCCGTTGATGAATGCGTAGGCAAGGTGGTTGCAGCCATTCGCAAGGTTGGCGGTACCATCTTTATCACGGCCGACCACGGCAACTGTGAAACCATGGTGGACCCCGATACCGGTGCCCCCCATACCGCCCATACCCTGAACCTGGTGCCGACCATTCTGGTCAATGCCCCGGAAGGGGTTACACTGCGCGACGGCCGCCTGGCCGACGTCGCCCCGACACTTTTGCAATTGCTGGGCTTGCCGCAACCTGCGGAAATGACCGGCAAATCGCTGATCGAAGGTCTGAAACCCGATGATGCGCTGCCCTCGGCAAGCTGA
- a CDS encoding L-serine ammonia-lyase gives MPDTSTQRPQDVNLSVVDLYTIGIGPSSSHTVGPMRAGFRFCLEMEARNLLDKTGSLIVDLYGSLALTGKGHATDIAVLMGLSGQRPRSVNPDDIVPTMDAIKRDSCLMFYGQYKVDFNFANNLVFHMDESLPEHPNGMRITAYDRDGVKLHCQEYFSVGGGFIVSGDDRGAEYSGDNITLPHPFSSADELMAICKEHNLSIAEVMMENEKSWRSHDETYEFVDRVYQAMMDCIERGCATSGVLPGGLNVKRRANKLYRELVDRPEAGLKDPLTVIDWVNLYALAVNEENAAGSRVVTAPTNGAAGVIPAVLRYYERFCPNVTQAKIREFLLTAAAIGSIYKKRASISAAEVGCQGEVGVACSMAAGALCAVLGGSPEQVENAAEIGMEHNLGLTCDPIGGLVQVPCIERNTMGAVKAINASRLALRGDGQHTVSLDRVIETMRQTGLDMQSKYKETSQGGLAVNVNVVEC, from the coding sequence ATGCCTGATACATCCACGCAACGTCCCCAGGACGTTAACCTTTCTGTTGTTGACCTTTACACCATCGGAATTGGCCCATCGAGTTCGCATACGGTCGGGCCGATGCGGGCCGGGTTCCGCTTTTGCCTGGAAATGGAAGCCCGCAATCTTCTGGACAAAACCGGCAGCCTTATTGTTGATCTTTACGGGTCACTGGCACTGACGGGCAAGGGGCACGCTACCGATATTGCGGTTCTGATGGGCCTGAGCGGCCAGCGCCCGCGATCGGTTAACCCCGATGATATCGTACCAACCATGGATGCGATCAAACGCGATAGCTGCCTGATGTTTTATGGCCAGTACAAGGTTGATTTCAACTTTGCCAACAACCTTGTTTTCCACATGGATGAAAGCCTGCCCGAACATCCCAATGGCATGCGTATCACGGCCTATGACAGGGATGGGGTAAAACTGCATTGCCAGGAATATTTTTCGGTGGGCGGTGGCTTTATCGTTTCGGGGGATGACCGCGGGGCGGAATATTCCGGCGATAATATTACCCTGCCACATCCCTTTTCATCGGCTGACGAACTGATGGCGATCTGCAAGGAACATAACCTGTCGATTGCCGAAGTGATGATGGAAAACGAAAAATCCTGGCGCAGCCATGATGAAACCTATGAATTTGTTGATCGCGTTTACCAGGCGATGATGGATTGCATCGAACGCGGCTGTGCCACATCGGGCGTGCTGCCCGGTGGCTTGAATGTCAAACGCCGGGCCAACAAACTGTACCGGGAACTGGTTGACCGGCCTGAAGCCGGCCTGAAAGACCCGCTTACCGTGATCGACTGGGTAAACCTGTATGCGTTGGCCGTGAACGAGGAAAACGCCGCTGGCAGCCGCGTTGTTACCGCACCGACCAATGGGGCTGCCGGGGTTATTCCCGCTGTTTTGCGCTATTATGAACGGTTTTGTCCCAATGTGACCCAGGCGAAAATCCGTGAATTTCTGCTGACCGCAGCGGCAATTGGGTCGATTTACAAAAAGCGTGCCTCCATTTCCGCAGCCGAGGTCGGCTGTCAGGGGGAAGTTGGCGTTGCCTGTTCGATGGCGGCGGGTGCCCTGTGTGCTGTTTTGGGTGGTTCGCCCGAACAGGTGGAAAATGCCGCCGAAATTGGCATGGAACATAATCTGGGCCTGACATGCGACCCGATTGGCGGGCTGGTGCAGGTGCCCTGCATCGAACGCAACACGATGGGTGCGGTCAAGGCGATCAATGCGTCGCGCCTGGCGTTGCGCGGGGATGGGCAACATACCGTGTCGCTGGACCGTGTGATCGAAACCATGCGTCAGACCGGGCTTGATATGCAAAGCAAGTACAAGGAAACTAGCCAGGGGGGCCTGGCGGTGAATGTAAACGTCGTCGAATGCTGA
- a CDS encoding dihydrofolate reductase family protein produces MGKKLFRVYVAVSLDSYVARPNGAVDWLDDYDPTEFDFEAFLDRIGTLIIGRRTFDQVMSYGEWPYGDRRTIVLTSHPLGDDAPENTVAFGGSLMELTDALRNERIDNGDVWIVGGASVINQFLFANMVDQLDLFVIPVVLGEGISLFDKDTSHLRPTPVSTQIYESGVVKMEYRLK; encoded by the coding sequence ATGGGTAAAAAACTGTTCCGCGTTTATGTCGCGGTCAGTCTGGATAGTTATGTCGCGCGTCCGAATGGCGCGGTTGACTGGCTGGACGACTATGACCCGACAGAATTTGACTTTGAAGCATTCCTGGACCGGATTGGCACGCTGATTATTGGTCGCCGGACCTTTGATCAGGTGATGTCCTATGGTGAGTGGCCGTATGGCGACCGTCGCACCATTGTTCTGACATCCCATCCGCTAGGGGATGATGCACCTGAAAATACTGTCGCCTTTGGCGGCAGCCTGATGGAATTGACCGATGCCTTGCGCAACGAACGGATAGACAATGGTGATGTCTGGATCGTGGGTGGTGCAAGTGTGATCAACCAGTTCCTGTTTGCCAATATGGTCGACCAGCTTGACCTGTTTGTTATTCCTGTGGTGCTGGGCGAGGGGATATCCCTGTTTGACAAGGATACCAGCCATCTGCGCCCGACGCCGGTTTCAACCCAGATCTATGAATCGGGTGTGGTGAAAATGGAATACCGGCTGAAATAG
- the rlmH gene encoding 23S rRNA (pseudouridine(1915)-N(3))-methyltransferase RlmH: protein MQITLAAVGRIKAGPEKDLFDHYIARLRWPFALREVEEKKKLPPAQLKAREAELLLGVIPENAFLIALDEHGKEFGSIDFAKKLEGWIDQNGGNIAFAIGGADGHGDAIKARANAMWSLGKATWPHMLVRALIAEQLFRAHAIQTNHPYHRE, encoded by the coding sequence ATGCAAATCACCCTTGCCGCTGTAGGCCGTATCAAGGCAGGCCCGGAAAAGGACCTGTTTGATCATTACATCGCCCGTTTGCGCTGGCCCTTTGCCCTGCGTGAAGTCGAAGAAAAGAAAAAGCTGCCGCCTGCACAGCTAAAGGCGCGTGAGGCGGAATTGCTGCTCGGCGTGATCCCGGAAAATGCTTTTCTGATTGCCCTTGATGAACATGGCAAAGAATTCGGCTCCATCGATTTTGCCAAAAAACTTGAAGGCTGGATCGACCAGAATGGCGGCAATATCGCCTTTGCCATTGGCGGTGCCGACGGGCATGGCGACGCCATCAAGGCACGCGCCAATGCCATGTGGTCGCTCGGCAAGGCAACCTGGCCCCATATGCTGGTACGCGCCCTGATCGCCGAACAGCTTTTTCGCGCCCATGCCATTCAAACCAACCATCCCTATCATCGAGAATAG
- the rsfS gene encoding ribosome silencing factor, with protein MGVLFPQDDGGEHPPQIKVATIITAKKSLTPSELLALIQETLNDDKAEDLVTIDLTDKTAMADYMIIASGSSSRRVASMGEHIVEALKDAGQGRAAAEGTEQGDWVLVDAGDVIIHLFRPEVRAFYNIEQMWGVENPALKQQAARLY; from the coding sequence GTGGGTGTTTTATTTCCGCAAGATGATGGCGGCGAACATCCACCCCAAATTAAGGTGGCGACAATAATTACTGCGAAAAAAAGCCTGACACCAAGCGAGTTGCTTGCGCTCATTCAGGAAACTTTGAACGATGACAAGGCCGAAGACCTTGTAACCATCGATCTGACCGACAAAACAGCCATGGCTGACTATATGATCATTGCTTCGGGTTCCAGCTCGCGCCGGGTTGCCTCGATGGGTGAACATATCGTCGAAGCCCTGAAAGATGCCGGACAGGGTCGCGCTGCGGCCGAAGGCACCGAACAGGGTGACTGGGTTCTGGTTGATGCCGGTGATGTCATCATTCACCTGTTCCGCCCGGAAGTCCGCGCCTTTTACAACATCGAACAGATGTGGGGCGTTGAAAATCCGGCCCTGAAACAGCAGGCCGCCCGTCTGTACTGA
- a CDS encoding nicotinate-nucleotide adenylyltransferase — MKVRIPRRHNAPPRVGLLGGSFNPAHEGHLHISLEALKRLELDEVWWLVSPQNPLKSRQGMAGQAERFDSAEMIAQHPRIVVSAIETQLGTSYTADTLAALQRRFTQTRFVWLMGADNLAQFHRWKFWQKLIHCAPIAVLDREGYSNKALRGTAAKRMERWRIAAEKAGLLADMDTPAWVYLPIRRHPASSTAIRAEGRWQV, encoded by the coding sequence ATGAAGGTTCGCATTCCGCGCCGTCATAATGCGCCACCCCGAGTCGGATTACTGGGCGGGTCGTTCAACCCCGCCCACGAGGGGCATTTGCACATCTCGCTTGAGGCGTTAAAGCGCCTTGAGCTTGATGAAGTGTGGTGGCTGGTATCGCCGCAGAACCCGTTAAAGTCCCGCCAGGGCATGGCAGGACAGGCCGAACGCTTTGATTCGGCGGAAATGATCGCACAACATCCCCGCATTGTCGTTTCTGCAATTGAAACCCAGTTAGGGACAAGCTATACGGCCGACACACTTGCAGCCTTGCAGCGGCGTTTTACCCAAACGCGATTTGTCTGGCTGATGGGGGCGGATAACCTGGCTCAGTTTCATCGCTGGAAGTTCTGGCAAAAGCTGATCCACTGCGCGCCCATTGCGGTTCTTGATCGCGAGGGTTATTCTAATAAAGCATTGCGTGGCACTGCGGCAAAGCGTATGGAACGCTGGCGCATTGCCGCAGAAAAGGCAGGTCTGCTGGCCGATATGGATACGCCAGCTTGGGTTTACCTGCCGATACGGCGCCATCCGGCCTCTTCAACGGCAATTCGTGCCGAAGGCCGGTGGCAGGTTTGA
- a CDS encoding glutamate-5-semialdehyde dehydrogenase, with protein MTALASTENQDIQQLMLSIGIAARDAALILAQVPSQPKIDALNIAARLIRENASQILAANAIDMEGGRKKGLTAALLDRLELNPARVEAMAKGVEDVAKQNDPVGLEMARWSPEHNGLDIARVCVPLGVIGIIYESRPNVTADAAAMCLKSGNAAILRGGSESFNSSRAIFECMKQGVVEAGLPEACIQMIPVTDRAAVGEMLKLSDYIDVIVPRGGKSLIQRITDESRIPLFKHLEGLCHTYIHASADPAKICDIVVNAKMRRVGVCGSTETILIDRDVVASLLPQVIAALKDAGCEMRGDETVCSLDDAIKPATEEDWSTEYLDAIVSIKTVDGVKDAIHHINHYGSHHTDAILAEDTNAAEAFLNGVDSGIVIVNASTQFADGGEFGMGAEIGISTGKLHARGPVGVEQLTSYKYVVRGKGQTRP; from the coding sequence ATGACGGCACTTGCCAGCACCGAAAACCAGGACATTCAACAATTGATGCTTAGCATCGGTATCGCCGCGCGCGATGCAGCCCTGATTTTGGCACAGGTCCCGTCACAGCCAAAAATTGATGCCCTTAATATTGCTGCCCGCCTGATCCGCGAAAATGCCAGCCAGATTCTGGCTGCCAATGCCATTGATATGGAAGGTGGCCGCAAAAAGGGCCTGACCGCCGCCCTGCTGGACCGGCTGGAGCTGAACCCCGCCCGGGTTGAAGCCATGGCAAAGGGCGTTGAGGACGTTGCCAAACAGAATGACCCGGTTGGCCTGGAAATGGCACGCTGGAGCCCCGAACATAACGGGCTGGATATTGCGCGTGTGTGTGTACCGCTGGGTGTGATCGGCATCATTTATGAAAGCCGCCCCAATGTAACGGCCGATGCCGCCGCGATGTGCCTGAAATCAGGTAATGCCGCCATTTTGCGGGGTGGTTCGGAAAGCTTTAATTCGTCCCGTGCGATTTTTGAATGCATGAAGCAGGGCGTGGTCGAAGCTGGCCTGCCCGAAGCCTGCATTCAGATGATCCCGGTGACGGACCGTGCCGCCGTGGGCGAGATGCTGAAACTTTCCGATTATATCGATGTGATCGTGCCGCGCGGGGGCAAGTCGCTTATTCAGCGCATCACGGATGAAAGCCGCATTCCGCTGTTCAAACATCTTGAAGGGCTGTGCCACACCTATATCCATGCCAGTGCCGACCCGGCAAAGATTTGCGATATCGTTGTCAATGCCAAGATGCGCCGTGTCGGTGTGTGTGGCTCAACCGAAACCATTTTGATTGACCGTGACGTTGTTGCCAGCCTGCTGCCGCAGGTGATTGCCGCCCTGAAGGATGCCGGTTGTGAAATGCGCGGCGATGAAACCGTTTGCAGCCTGGATGACGCGATCAAACCGGCGACCGAGGAAGACTGGTCAACCGAATATCTCGATGCGATTGTATCGATCAAAACGGTTGATGGCGTGAAAGATGCCATCCATCACATCAATCATTACGGATCGCACCATACCGATGCCATCCTGGCCGAAGACACAAATGCAGCCGAAGCCTTCCTGAACGGGGTGGATAGCGGCATTGTTATTGTCAACGCATCGACCCAGTTTGCCGACGGCGGTGAATTTGGCATGGGGGCGGAAATTGGCATTTCGACAGGCAAGCTGCATGCCCGCGGCCCGGTTGGTGTCGAACAGCTCACCAGCTATAAATATGTGGTGCGTGGCAAGGGGCAAACACGCCCGTGA
- a CDS encoding energy-coupling factor ABC transporter permease: MHIEPGVVDGAKIALSYATATGAVGVAGKMAVDTVKRDGLGSLLARSVITTLLVFVFFEVLPHHPVGVSEVHLILGSTLFLIFGAAPAAIGLALGLLIQGLFFAPFDLPQYGINLTTLLVPLFAMGVLANKIIPAKTAYKDVSYVQALALSTSYQGGIVCWVAFWAFYGQGFGATNIAHVVSFGAAYMTVVLVEPLIDLAVLAVAKSLYRFRDSGLFERRLYGSAHSA, from the coding sequence ATGCATATTGAACCTGGTGTCGTTGATGGTGCCAAAATCGCGCTAAGCTATGCAACCGCAACCGGTGCGGTTGGGGTGGCCGGTAAAATGGCTGTCGATACCGTCAAGCGCGATGGTCTGGGCTCGCTTCTGGCGCGCAGTGTAATCACCACATTGCTTGTTTTTGTGTTTTTTGAAGTTCTGCCGCATCATCCGGTCGGGGTTTCGGAAGTTCACCTTATTCTGGGCTCGACCCTGTTTCTGATTTTCGGGGCGGCACCTGCGGCCATTGGCCTGGCACTTGGCCTTCTAATCCAGGGGCTGTTTTTTGCCCCCTTCGATCTGCCGCAATATGGCATCAACCTGACCACGCTGCTGGTGCCGTTATTTGCCATGGGCGTACTTGCCAACAAAATCATCCCGGCGAAAACCGCCTACAAGGATGTGTCCTATGTGCAGGCACTGGCACTTTCGACCTCCTATCAGGGGGGTATTGTGTGCTGGGTCGCATTTTGGGCCTTTTATGGCCAGGGTTTTGGCGCAACCAACATCGCCCATGTTGTCAGCTTTGGCGCGGCCTATATGACCGTTGTTCTGGTTGAACCGCTGATCGACCTTGCCGTGCTTGCTGTTGCCAAGTCGCTTTATCGGTTCCGCGACAGTGGCCTGTTTGAACGCCGCCTTTATGGTTCGGCGCATTCCGCCTAA
- a CDS encoding ABCB family ABC transporter ATP-binding protein/permease has product MKQTGAKESSARADLGVIKTFLPYLWPKGESELKIRVVVALLFLVGAKVANVYVPVLYKYAVDALGGGKAAAAGDAAAALVTVPVSLIIGYGLVRVLSSAFGEIRDAVFAKVAQRAIRNAALGVFEHLHALSLRFHLDRQMGGLSRAIERGVKGIEFLLSFMLFNILPTLLEIVMVSIILWVLYDVWFALITFVTIVIYIAFTLIVTEWRMKFRREMNQRDDEANTKAIDSLINYETVKYFSNEAHESSRYDKALRGYEVAAVKSQESLSKLNIGQGAIIAVGLVLNMLLAANGVKNGSMTVGDFVLVNTYLLQLYMPLNFLGFVYRQIKQSLTDMERMFSLLDVGKEVEDRASSQDLVCNEATVRFEDVHFAYNADRQILKGVSFEVPAGKTVAVVGPSGAGKSTLTRLMFRFYDVSSGRITIDGQDIRDVTQGSLRRSIGIVPQDTVLFNDTIAYNIAYGRPGAAQDEIDKAATLASIRDFINGLPEGFKTKVGERGLKLSGGEKQRVSIARMLLKRPQIMIFDEATSALDTRTEKDIQQALRDVSRGHTTLVIAHRLSTVIDADDIIVLRDGKVAERGRHHDLLAQGGLYSEMWSQQQEIRQAEEILAHAGDAAAP; this is encoded by the coding sequence GTGAAACAAACGGGTGCCAAAGAATCATCCGCCCGCGCCGATCTGGGCGTGATCAAAACCTTTTTGCCCTATCTGTGGCCCAAGGGTGAAAGCGAATTAAAAATACGTGTCGTTGTGGCACTTTTGTTCCTGGTGGGGGCAAAGGTGGCGAACGTTTATGTCCCGGTTTTGTATAAATATGCGGTCGATGCCCTGGGCGGGGGCAAGGCAGCAGCAGCGGGTGATGCGGCAGCCGCGTTGGTGACCGTGCCGGTCAGTCTGATTATCGGCTATGGCCTGGTGCGGGTTTTGTCATCGGCCTTTGGCGAAATTCGTGATGCCGTTTTTGCCAAGGTGGCCCAGCGTGCCATTCGCAATGCGGCCCTTGGCGTATTTGAACATTTGCATGCACTGTCTTTGCGGTTCCATCTGGACCGGCAAATGGGCGGGCTTTCGCGCGCGATTGAACGTGGCGTAAAGGGCATCGAATTTCTGCTGTCCTTCATGCTGTTTAACATTCTGCCCACCCTGCTTGAAATCGTGATGGTTTCGATCATTCTGTGGGTGCTTTACGATGTGTGGTTCGCGTTAATCACGTTTGTCACCATCGTCATCTATATTGCCTTCACGCTGATCGTGACCGAATGGCGCATGAAATTTCGCCGTGAAATGAACCAGCGCGATGACGAGGCCAATACCAAGGCCATCGACAGTCTGATCAATTATGAAACGGTCAAATATTTCAGCAACGAAGCCCATGAATCCTCTCGCTATGACAAGGCGCTGCGTGGATACGAGGTTGCGGCTGTCAAATCCCAGGAATCCCTTTCCAAGCTGAATATCGGCCAGGGGGCCATTATTGCGGTCGGGCTGGTGTTGAATATGCTGCTGGCGGCAAACGGGGTTAAAAACGGCAGTATGACGGTGGGTGACTTCGTGTTGGTCAATACCTACCTGCTGCAGCTGTATATGCCGCTGAACTTTCTGGGTTTTGTTTATCGCCAGATCAAACAGTCCCTTACCGACATGGAACGCATGTTTTCCCTGCTGGATGTTGGCAAGGAGGTCGAAGACCGCGCCTCATCGCAGGATCTGGTGTGCAACGAGGCAACCGTGCGGTTTGAAGACGTGCATTTTGCCTATAACGCCGATCGCCAGATTTTAAAGGGTGTCAGCTTTGAAGTGCCGGCCGGTAAAACCGTGGCGGTGGTTGGACCCAGTGGTGCCGGTAAATCGACGCTGACCCGCCTGATGTTTCGTTTTTACGATGTATCAAGTGGCCGCATCACCATTGACGGGCAGGATATCCGCGATGTGACCCAGGGGTCGCTGCGGCGATCCATCGGGATCGTGCCGCAGGATACGGTGCTGTTTAACGACACCATCGCCTATAACATTGCCTATGGTCGCCCCGGTGCCGCACAGGATGAAATCGACAAGGCCGCAACCCTTGCCAGCATTCGCGATTTCATCAATGGCCTGCCCGAAGGCTTTAAAACCAAGGTGGGTGAACGCGGCCTGAAACTTTCGGGCGGTGAAAAACAGCGTGTATCAATTGCACGCATGTTGCTGAAACGCCCGCAAATCATGATCTTTGACGAGGCGACTTCCGCCCTTGATACAAGAACGGAAAAAGACATCCAGCAGGCCCTGCGCGATGTGTCGCGCGGGCATACGACGCTGGTGATCGCACACCGCCTGTCCACCGTGATCGATGCCGATGACATCATTGTGCTGCGCGATGGCAAGGTTGCCGAACGTGGCCGCCACCATGACCTGCTGGCACAGGGTGGCCTTTACAGTGAAATGTGGTCACAGCAGCAGGAAATCCGCCAGGCAGAAGAAATTCTGGCCCATGCGGGGGATGCTGCGGCACCCTGA